A section of the Flavobacterium sp. CG_23.5 genome encodes:
- a CDS encoding HD domain-containing protein has translation MIGDFNWGNKTAGNLDGFAKIYFSFQAFTEKQKNNKSNPKLFLSNENDFKMPDSAIIKHTIEFLKDTHQQFLINHCFRTYIFGNIYSKKENIVFDKELLAIASLLHDIGLTSGYQNKHANCNCFAIESAIETGLFLESLEQMEKDKIETIQNAIALHLNIKVSKNLPEAYLLNKGAAIDVIGQYYENFPAETMSKIILKLPRLEFKNKMHILMKQQCTIRPQSRMSFLYQHGFHKLIKHSAFDE, from the coding sequence ATGATAGGGGATTTTAACTGGGGCAACAAAACAGCTGGTAACTTAGATGGTTTCGCTAAAATATATTTTTCATTCCAAGCCTTCACAGAAAAACAAAAAAATAATAAGTCTAACCCAAAATTATTTTTATCAAATGAAAATGATTTTAAAATGCCCGATTCGGCAATTATAAAACATACAATAGAATTTTTGAAAGATACTCATCAGCAATTTTTAATCAATCATTGTTTTAGAACTTATATTTTCGGAAATATTTACAGTAAAAAAGAAAACATTGTTTTTGACAAAGAACTATTGGCTATTGCATCTTTACTACACGACATAGGGCTTACCTCCGGTTATCAAAACAAACATGCAAATTGTAATTGCTTTGCAATTGAAAGCGCGATTGAAACGGGTTTGTTTCTCGAAAGTTTAGAACAAATGGAAAAAGATAAAATAGAAACAATCCAAAATGCTATAGCATTACATTTAAACATTAAAGTTTCAAAAAATCTACCCGAAGCTTACCTGTTAAACAAAGGGGCTGCAATTGATGTTATCGGACAATATTACGAAAATTTCCCTGCAGAAACGATGAGCAAGATTATATTAAAACTTCCACGGCTTGAATTCAAAAATAAAATGCACATTTTAATGAAACAACAGTGTACAATAAGACCTCAATCAAGAATGTCTTTTTTATATCAACATGGTTTTCATAAATTAATAAAACATTCTGCTTTTGATGAATAA
- a CDS encoding acyl-CoA thioesterase gives MNKNPNSVYTVRFNDCDLFGHLNNARYIDYFLNAREDHLKEYHNLNLSEYYKKDIAWLVGGHEIAYLRPALYNEVITIQSTLLIADNEFLLVETQMMNEKQNHLKAIMRTRLVPINTRTSRKEQHRPEFMEWAKTIENSELYKQGNLEQRIKQITAEFKIKETINE, from the coding sequence ATGAATAAAAATCCCAACTCAGTATATACAGTTCGTTTCAATGACTGTGATTTATTCGGACATTTAAATAATGCCAGATATATTGACTATTTTTTAAATGCTAGAGAAGATCATTTAAAAGAGTATCATAACCTGAACTTATCCGAATACTACAAGAAAGATATAGCTTGGTTAGTCGGAGGACATGAAATAGCTTATTTACGTCCCGCACTTTATAATGAAGTTATAACAATACAATCCACTTTATTGATTGCTGATAATGAGTTTCTTCTCGTTGAAACACAAATGATGAACGAAAAACAAAATCATCTAAAAGCAATTATGAGAACAAGGCTTGTACCTATAAACACTAGAACGAGTAGAAAAGAACAACATCGACCTGAATTTATGGAATGGGCAAAAACTATTGAAAATTCTGAATTGTATAAACAAGGAAACCTGGAACAAAGAATTAAGCAAATAACCGCTGAATTTAAAATAAAAGAGACAATAAATGAGTAA
- the panB gene encoding 3-methyl-2-oxobutanoate hydroxymethyltransferase, whose product MSVAKKEYKRITIKTLSDMKVNSEKISMLTAYDYTMAKIVDTAGIDVILVGDSASNVMAGHETTLPITLDQMIYHASCVVRACTRALIVVDLPFGSYQSDSKLALHSAIRIMKESGAHAVKMEGGREVKKSIKRIINAGIPVMGHLGLTPQSIYKFGTYTVRAKEETEANKLLEDAKILEEAGCFAIVLEKVPASLATKVAQSISIPVIGIGAGSGVDGQVLVLHDMLGMTHEFSPRFLRRYMNLYEDMITAIGQFANDVKAADFPNANEQY is encoded by the coding sequence ATGTCAGTAGCAAAAAAAGAATACAAGCGTATTACCATCAAAACACTTTCTGATATGAAAGTAAATAGTGAAAAAATATCTATGCTAACCGCATACGATTATACGATGGCAAAAATAGTAGATACTGCCGGTATTGATGTTATTTTAGTTGGTGATTCCGCAAGTAATGTGATGGCGGGACACGAAACAACCTTACCTATTACCCTAGATCAAATGATTTACCACGCTTCGTGCGTTGTAAGAGCGTGTACAAGAGCATTAATCGTCGTCGATTTGCCTTTTGGTTCCTATCAATCGGATTCAAAATTGGCTTTACATTCTGCGATTAGAATTATGAAAGAAAGCGGTGCCCATGCAGTAAAAATGGAAGGCGGTCGCGAAGTGAAAAAATCGATTAAACGAATTATAAATGCAGGGATTCCAGTAATGGGACATTTGGGATTAACACCGCAATCCATTTATAAATTTGGGACTTATACCGTTCGAGCCAAGGAAGAAACCGAAGCAAATAAATTACTTGAAGATGCTAAAATATTGGAAGAAGCAGGATGTTTTGCCATAGTTTTAGAAAAAGTGCCTGCAAGTTTAGCAACAAAAGTGGCACAAAGTATTTCTATTCCGGTAATCGGAATTGGAGCTGGCAGCGGCGTAGATGGGCAAGTATTAGTTTTGCATGATATGCTAGGAATGACTCACGAATTTAGTCCACGTTTCCTGCGCCGATATATGAACCTTTACGAAGATATGATTACGGCTATTGGTCAGTTTGCAAACGATGTAAAAGCAGCTGATTTTCCTAATGCTAACGAGCAATATTGA
- a CDS encoding 2-dehydropantoate 2-reductase, producing MLNKSEIINNLNTAHSVFWETAIQLPNPTISINHKWSVSQNVEHITIALLRLSNYLALPKSSIQSNFGFSERASINYEKSIMMYKNALEDGVKATGAFIPKIHLETNIEELVSQGKNALAVLILNLKYWSEEELEMYNCPHPILGKITVREILYFTNYHVQHHNQTIKNKPMKQVNKTRIAIAGIGGIGGFIGGKLAHYYSNIENIDIVFITRGENYEVINKKGLRLLSNDFLYKCVPTLTSNNPVEIGTIDIFIICTKNFSVTDVLQEYANCLTPNTTIITTQNTVNGKESITPYLPKGATLMEGSIYIASNSIKPGKIEHVSGPAKFIFGTDGENSKGENIAMIFNNAGIDATYTTNVKTVIWKKFMFVSPAAIVTALFQITFSEILENTKSEYLFINLISELMQLARAKNITIDDNTILNNITLLGNFNGHVKSSFQLDLEKSKPTEINSLVKYIIDEAKLFQISTPHFDSAINQLKKEYKVLAQ from the coding sequence ATGTTGAATAAATCCGAAATAATAAACAATCTCAACACAGCACATTCAGTGTTTTGGGAAACCGCAATTCAGCTGCCAAATCCAACAATTTCAATTAACCATAAATGGTCTGTGTCTCAAAATGTGGAACACATCACTATTGCATTGTTACGACTAAGTAACTATTTGGCACTACCAAAATCAAGCATCCAATCCAATTTCGGGTTTTCTGAAAGAGCATCTATAAACTATGAAAAAAGTATTATGATGTATAAAAATGCTTTAGAAGATGGAGTAAAAGCGACGGGTGCATTTATTCCAAAAATACATCTGGAAACAAATATTGAGGAATTGGTTAGCCAAGGGAAAAATGCACTTGCAGTCTTAATTTTAAATTTGAAATATTGGTCAGAAGAAGAATTGGAAATGTACAATTGTCCCCATCCAATTTTAGGCAAAATTACTGTTAGGGAAATACTTTATTTCACTAATTATCATGTGCAACATCACAATCAAACAATCAAAAATAAACCGATGAAACAAGTAAATAAAACAAGAATAGCAATAGCTGGTATCGGAGGTATTGGTGGGTTTATTGGTGGTAAACTAGCACATTATTATTCGAATATTGAAAATATAGATATTGTATTTATTACCAGAGGTGAAAATTACGAGGTAATCAACAAAAAAGGATTACGGTTGCTCTCTAATGATTTTTTATATAAATGTGTACCAACTTTAACTTCTAACAATCCTGTAGAAATAGGGACAATCGATATATTTATTATTTGTACAAAAAACTTCTCTGTAACCGATGTACTCCAAGAATATGCAAACTGTTTAACACCAAATACAACAATAATTACAACCCAAAATACAGTAAATGGTAAAGAATCTATAACTCCATATTTACCAAAAGGGGCAACTCTTATGGAAGGTAGTATCTATATAGCTTCAAATAGTATCAAGCCGGGAAAGATAGAACACGTTAGTGGTCCAGCAAAATTTATTTTTGGAACTGATGGAGAAAATAGTAAGGGAGAAAATATCGCAATGATCTTTAACAATGCCGGTATAGATGCTACTTACACCACTAATGTAAAAACTGTAATATGGAAGAAATTTATGTTTGTTTCTCCGGCGGCTATTGTTACAGCACTTTTTCAAATAACGTTTTCTGAAATACTTGAAAACACTAAATCAGAATATCTCTTTATTAATCTTATCTCTGAATTAATGCAATTGGCTAGAGCCAAAAATATTACTATTGATGATAATACAATTCTAAACAACATAACATTATTGGGCAATTTTAACGGACATGTAAAATCATCTTTTCAATTAGATTTGGAAAAAAGCAAACCTACAGAAATCAATTCGTTAGTGAAATATATTATTGACGAGGCCAAATTATTTCAAATATCAACTCCCCATTTTGACAGCGCAATAAATCAATTAAAAAAAGAATATAAAGTACTGGCGCAGTGA
- a CDS encoding DUF1572 domain-containing protein, translating to MKTDYLESTKKQFEYYKMLGDKTIAQLPDEKLFWQYNKESNSIAIIVKHLNGNMLSRWTDFLTSDGEKKWRKRDSEFDNDIKSKEELMQKWNEGWNCLFNTLNSLQEDDFSKTIYIRNQGHSITEAINRQLAHYPYHIGQIVYIGKMICNKNWISLSIPKGNSIAYNVEKFSKPQHNEHFTEEFLKKPNNVE from the coding sequence ATGAAAACAGATTATTTAGAAAGTACAAAAAAGCAGTTTGAGTATTACAAAATGTTAGGCGATAAAACTATAGCTCAATTGCCGGACGAAAAATTGTTTTGGCAATACAATAAAGAAAGTAATAGTATAGCCATTATTGTAAAACACCTTAATGGTAATATGTTATCTCGTTGGACAGATTTTTTGACTTCGGATGGAGAAAAAAAATGGAGGAAACGTGATTCAGAATTTGACAATGACATTAAATCTAAAGAAGAATTAATGCAGAAATGGAATGAAGGCTGGAATTGTCTTTTCAATACTCTAAATTCTCTACAAGAAGATGATTTTTCAAAAACAATCTACATCAGAAATCAAGGTCATTCTATTACGGAAGCCATTAATCGACAACTGGCTCACTATCCATATCATATTGGACAAATTGTGTATATCGGTAAAATGATTTGCAATAAAAATTGGATTTCACTTTCTATTCCAAAGGGAAATTCAATCGCCTACAATGTTGAAAAATTTTCTAAACCACAACACAACGAACATTTTACTGAAGAATTCCTTAAAAAACCAAACAATGTTGAATAA
- a CDS encoding DinB family protein codes for MKFSLSDSIEILERTPKALHSLLRNLNDNWTLKNEGSDTWSPYDVIGHLIHCDESNWIPRIEVALSDFVVRNFEPLDRFAQLEKSKGKTLNQLLNDFVQIRATSIAALHSLKITNEQLSKTATHPELGSVTLSQLISAWVVHDLNHTSQIVRVIAKQYQAEVGPWIQYMRVLK; via the coding sequence ATGAAATTCTCTCTAAGTGATTCTATAGAAATTCTTGAACGAACACCTAAGGCGCTTCATTCGCTTTTACGCAATCTTAATGATAATTGGACTTTAAAAAATGAAGGCAGCGATACTTGGTCACCTTACGATGTAATTGGTCATTTAATTCATTGCGATGAATCTAACTGGATTCCTCGTATTGAAGTTGCCCTTTCTGATTTTGTGGTACGAAATTTCGAACCGCTCGATAGATTCGCCCAACTCGAAAAAAGCAAAGGCAAAACACTTAACCAATTATTGAATGATTTCGTTCAAATTCGCGCTACGAGCATAGCAGCTTTACATTCTTTAAAAATAACAAACGAACAATTATCTAAAACAGCTACCCATCCAGAATTAGGTTCAGTTACCTTGTCACAATTAATTTCTGCATGGGTGGTGCATGATCTAAACCATACCTCTCAAATCGTTCGTGTTATTGCTAAACAGTATCAAGCTGAAGTTGGTCCTTGGATTCAATACATGCGAGTTCTTAAATAA
- a CDS encoding thiolase family protein translates to MTNEVYIIAAKRAPIGGFLENLEKYSSKQLEALAIKEAYQSVTIDPNTICAVYKGNNAEMYAKKYGLSRKQQDEYALSSYSKTKKATKEGKFKNEIVPIKITRKMGETIINDDEDINKVIPEKVSKLNPYFDKNGSITAANASNLNDAEAAILLASKEAAEKYNLKPLAKIISYADATQAPECFTTAPLIAIKKALKQAKLTINGVDFIEITEAYATVILASPKTLDFDINKVNIYGGEFIGHYLGASGLRIICTLGSVLQQDGGKYGIAAICNGGGGASTIVIEKI, encoded by the coding sequence ATGACGAACGAAGTATATATCATAGCTGCTAAACGTGCTCCAATTGGCGGATTTTTAGAAAATCTTGAGAAATATTCATCAAAACAATTAGAAGCTTTAGCAATCAAAGAAGCTTATCAATCTGTTACTATAGATCCAAATACAATTTGTGCGGTTTATAAGGGTAATAATGCAGAAATGTATGCGAAAAAATATGGATTATCTCGCAAGCAACAAGATGAATATGCTCTTTCATCTTATTCAAAAACAAAAAAAGCAACTAAAGAAGGTAAATTTAAAAATGAAATTGTACCTATAAAAATAACTCGCAAAATGGGAGAAACCATCATCAATGATGATGAAGATATTAATAAAGTCATTCCTGAAAAGGTTTCTAAACTCAATCCTTATTTCGATAAAAATGGAAGTATAACTGCTGCTAATGCCAGCAATTTAAATGATGCCGAAGCAGCAATTTTATTAGCTTCTAAAGAAGCGGCTGAAAAATATAACTTAAAACCTTTAGCAAAAATTATTTCGTATGCTGATGCAACACAAGCACCAGAATGTTTTACTACAGCTCCATTAATTGCAATCAAAAAAGCATTAAAACAGGCAAAGCTTACAATTAACGGCGTTGATTTTATTGAAATAACCGAAGCCTATGCTACTGTCATTTTAGCCAGTCCAAAAACCCTTGATTTTGATATTAATAAGGTAAATATATATGGTGGTGAATTTATAGGGCATTATTTGGGAGCTTCTGGTCTACGTATTATTTGCACACTTGGTTCAGTCCTGCAACAAGACGGTGGCAAATATGGAATAGCGGCTATCTGTAACGGCGGTGGCGGTGCATCAACAATTGTAATCGAAAAAATCTAA
- a CDS encoding TetR/AcrR family transcriptional regulator, producing the protein MSKAERTKQFIIEKTAPIFNAKGYMGTSMNDIMHATGLTKGSIYGNFENKDEVALAAFDHNFGAIVSYIRLKIEARPKMIDKLLVYTETYRNFLKLSFLKAGCPILNTSSEADDTHPMLRKKAVNALKLWQTSLEQYIEIGIKTNEIKATTNAAEFSAILMSLIEGAVMQAKVTGDSTVLNFTMDFLEKMIKELKA; encoded by the coding sequence ATGTCAAAAGCAGAACGTACAAAACAATTCATAATCGAAAAAACAGCTCCAATATTCAATGCCAAAGGATATATGGGTACTTCTATGAATGACATAATGCATGCTACTGGTTTAACCAAAGGCAGTATTTATGGTAATTTCGAAAACAAAGATGAAGTAGCTTTAGCTGCTTTTGATCATAATTTTGGCGCAATTGTATCTTATATTAGACTAAAAATTGAAGCTAGACCAAAAATGATTGATAAACTTTTGGTTTATACTGAAACATACAGAAATTTTCTAAAGTTATCATTTCTGAAGGCAGGATGCCCAATATTAAATACATCTTCTGAAGCTGACGACACGCATCCAATGTTAAGAAAAAAAGCGGTAAATGCCCTTAAGTTATGGCAAACATCTTTAGAACAATATATTGAAATTGGAATTAAAACAAATGAGATTAAAGCCACCACAAATGCGGCTGAATTTTCAGCAATCTTAATGTCGCTTATCGAAGGTGCTGTTATGCAAGCTAAAGTTACTGGTGATTCAACAGTGCTAAATTTCACTATGGATTTTTTAGAAAAAATGATTAAAGAGTTAAAAGCCTAA
- a CDS encoding glycoside hydrolase family 130 protein yields the protein MRVTVIRKNIKFVPDCRRVVARYFMNGIEPTQKMLSHIMILNEKQVTDSLEHTLQEFARRHRNISHTFFKNCEKIKALIEGMKINYDSLSNERKMLIGSYCTMEYAIESAAFFNPSIVEDFDQSNLQNGEKRIIISFRATGEGHISSIVFRRGILDKNNDLHILKIGSNIDKADITHKRLFNKKRFISKLAEMHTSDKYCAQIMLELPDQFEYSVLKNLINKALNNQTIRQERRTALEEILWLADSFYDLQFKHDSDITERVIFPISDAESRGIEDARFVRFMDDDKSEKIIATYTAYNGHTILPKLIVTEDFYSFRVLPLHGAGAQNKNLAIFPRKINGKYAMLSRIDGINNYLMYSDRPTQWNNPVMIQQPRYPWEFIQLGNCGSPLWTEEGWLVITHGVGAMRRYCIGASLFDLDDPSKEIGRLKEPLLSPLEDEREGYVPNVVYSCGSIIHNNSLILPYAVSDYASTYAVVDLVELITALKRSQL from the coding sequence ATGCGAGTTACTGTTATTAGAAAAAACATAAAATTTGTTCCTGATTGTCGTAGAGTTGTTGCTCGGTATTTTATGAATGGTATTGAACCTACTCAAAAAATGCTAAGTCATATAATGATATTGAATGAAAAACAAGTGACGGACTCCTTAGAGCACACACTTCAGGAGTTTGCCAGACGACATCGGAATATTTCACATACATTTTTTAAAAATTGCGAAAAAATTAAAGCCTTAATAGAAGGGATGAAAATCAATTATGACAGCCTATCAAATGAACGAAAGATGCTTATCGGTTCCTATTGCACAATGGAATATGCAATAGAATCTGCTGCCTTTTTTAATCCTTCCATTGTTGAAGATTTTGATCAATCAAATCTCCAAAACGGAGAGAAGCGCATCATCATATCTTTTCGTGCAACAGGGGAAGGTCATATCTCGTCGATCGTCTTTAGAAGAGGAATACTAGATAAAAATAATGACCTCCACATACTGAAAATTGGAAGTAATATTGACAAAGCAGATATTACACACAAAAGATTATTTAACAAAAAACGATTTATCTCTAAGTTGGCAGAAATGCATACTTCAGATAAATATTGCGCCCAAATTATGCTAGAACTACCTGATCAATTTGAGTATTCAGTGTTAAAAAATTTGATAAATAAAGCCTTAAACAACCAAACGATTCGCCAAGAAAGGAGAACCGCACTTGAGGAAATACTTTGGTTGGCAGATTCATTTTATGATTTACAATTCAAACACGATTCTGATATCACAGAACGTGTTATATTTCCCATTTCAGATGCTGAAAGTCGCGGTATTGAAGATGCTCGTTTTGTGCGCTTTATGGATGATGATAAATCGGAAAAAATAATCGCAACATATACCGCCTATAATGGACATACAATTCTTCCAAAACTGATTGTTACTGAAGACTTTTATTCGTTCCGTGTCCTGCCGTTACACGGAGCCGGAGCTCAAAATAAAAATTTGGCAATATTCCCGAGAAAAATCAATGGAAAATATGCCATGCTATCCAGAATTGATGGTATAAATAATTACCTTATGTATTCTGATCGGCCAACGCAATGGAATAATCCAGTTATGATTCAGCAGCCCCGCTATCCGTGGGAATTTATACAACTTGGAAACTGCGGTTCGCCACTATGGACTGAAGAAGGCTGGTTGGTCATTACTCATGGGGTTGGCGCCATGAGACGCTATTGCATAGGCGCTTCGCTATTTGATCTTGATGATCCTTCGAAGGAAATAGGAAGGCTAAAAGAGCCATTGCTCTCGCCACTTGAGGATGAACGGGAAGGATATGTACCCAATGTCGTGTACTCCTGCGGTTCGATTATTCACAATAACAGCTTAATTTTGCCATATGCTGTATCAGACTATGCTTCAACTTATGCTGTAGTCGATTTGGTAGAATTAATCACGGCGTTGAAGAGAAGTCAATTATGA
- a CDS encoding ferritin-like domain-containing protein — MSKTKTKTEKKQSANTTKSKSSVATSLRELFIDSLKDIYWAEKALTKAIRKMVESATSKKLMECLEAHLTETEQQIKRLEEIFNILGEKVVAKKCVAMEGLIEEGKSIMDETAEGPVRDAGIIAAAQKVEHYEIATYGTLISFAKTLYEVEVADILAQTLEEEKQADETLSDAAYSSINFDAAMADEN, encoded by the coding sequence ATGAGTAAAACAAAAACAAAAACTGAAAAAAAACAAAGCGCAAACACCACAAAGTCAAAATCAAGTGTTGCTACTTCTTTACGAGAACTCTTTATTGACTCTCTAAAAGACATTTATTGGGCCGAAAAAGCTTTGACCAAGGCGATACGAAAAATGGTAGAAAGCGCTACTTCCAAAAAATTAATGGAATGTTTAGAAGCACATTTAACCGAAACTGAACAACAGATAAAAAGGTTGGAAGAAATTTTTAATATTCTTGGAGAAAAGGTTGTCGCCAAAAAGTGTGTTGCTATGGAGGGATTAATCGAAGAAGGAAAATCTATAATGGATGAAACTGCCGAAGGTCCTGTTCGAGATGCAGGAATTATAGCAGCTGCCCAGAAAGTTGAACATTATGAAATTGCTACCTATGGTACTTTAATATCCTTTGCAAAAACTTTATATGAAGTTGAAGTTGCAGATATCTTAGCTCAAACCTTGGAAGAAGAAAAACAAGCAGATGAAACCTTAAGCGATGCGGCATATAGTTCTATCAATTTTGATGCTGCAATGGCCGATGAAAACTAA